A genomic segment from Maniola hyperantus chromosome 4, iAphHyp1.2, whole genome shotgun sequence encodes:
- the LOC117981930 gene encoding zinc finger protein GLIS3-like, whose amino-acid sequence MLVFPQLRPEIREGGCRVPRWMPAERFAPYFARPSVFSHIQKQDEDEDSRGGSSPEHSNDSGGEIGEGVCGWRGCGARFPNVARLSAHVARLHAHAQRDGLFYCSWKDCSRPQRGFNARYKMLVHVRTHTNERPHTCNQCQKSFSRAENLKIHLRSHSGEKPYVCPYEGCGKAYSNSSDRFKHTRTHTVDKPYCCKVPGCNKRYTDPSSLRKHVKTYKHFANDKESPRRESSDERLSSDNLSPMRENSSYVFQPPSPHRLSYSPTCITSPKLSYNSMIPSDAALGAPLTYAPVMDQVSHPYSRTPMRVPSNEISYLEYSQMYDHAYRNYYSCSFNYSVLRPNVNEKVFAYDEQERFQDITLNDTPETNDTEEAPLNLICAKRMDCPPITELVRHTDLPLDLSTKS is encoded by the exons ATGTTAGTGTTTCCGCAACTGAGGCCCGAGATAAGGGAAGGAGGATGCAGGGTACCGAGGTGGATGCCAGCGGAGCGGTTCGCTCCTTACTTTGCCAGGCCGAGTGTTTTTTCACACATCCAAAAGCAG gaTGAGGATGAAGATTCTAGAGGTGGGTCATCCCCGGAACATTCCAATGATTCTGGAGGAGAGATCGGGGAAGGAGTTTGTGGGTGGAGGGGGTGCGGTGCGAGGTTCCCCAATGTGGCGCGTCTGTCCGCCCATGTAGCGCGGCTGCACGCGCACGCGCAGAGAGACGGCCTCTTCTACTGCTCTTGGAAAGACTGCTCCCGACCTCAAAGAGGATTCAATGCACG ATACAAAATGTTAGTCCACGTGCGAACTCATACAAACGAACGCCCACACACGTGCAACCAATGCCAGAAAAGTTTCTCCAGGGCAGAAAACCTGAAAATTCACCTTCGGTCTCACTCTGGGGAAAAGCCTTATGTTTGTCCATACGAG GGTTGCGGAAAGGCATATTCAAACTCCAGCGACCGTTTCAAACACACGCGTACCCATACAGTGGACAAACCCTACTGCTGCAAAGTGCCAGGGTGCAACAAACGGTACACCGACCCATCGAGTCTAAGAAAACACGTCAAGACATACAAACACTTTGCCAACGATAAGGAAAGTCCGAGACGGGAATCGTCCGACGAACGCCTCAGCTCCGATAACTTATCGCCAATGAGGGAAAACAGTTCCTATGTCTTCCAACCTCCATCACCACACCGCCTATCGTACAGTCCAACATGCATAACATCACCTAAATTGTCATACAACTCGATGATTCCGTCCGATGCAGCGTTAGGCGCACCTTTGACCTACGCACCTGTGATGGATCAAGTCAGCCATCCATATTCCAGAACTCCTATGAGAGTTCCCAGTAACGAAATATCCTATTTGGAGTATTCACAGATGTATGACCATGCATACAGGAACTACTATTCGTGCAGCTTCAATTACTCTGTATTGAGACCAAATGTCAATGAGAAAGTATTCGCCTATGATGAACAGGAGAGGTTTCAAGATATAACATTAAATGATACACCGGAAACAAATGATACAGAAGAAGCTcctctaaatttaatttgtgCCAAACGGATGGACTGCCCGCCTATTACTGAACTAGTCAGGCACACAGACTTGCCTTTAGATTTAAGTACTAAGAGTTGA